The following are encoded together in the Chiroxiphia lanceolata isolate bChiLan1 chromosome 8, bChiLan1.pri, whole genome shotgun sequence genome:
- the DNAJC12 gene encoding dnaJ homolog subfamily C member 12 isoform X1, with the protein MDAILNCSAEDLEDYYNLLGCDELSTVEQILAEYKIKALECHPDKHPGNPKAVESFQKLQQAKEILTNEESRARYDYWRRSHITIPFQQWEALSSSVKTVGAKLGLQEEGRSMHWAVQSKKDQMLEAPDFSNTNITNEIWTQQTENNEDGLLGGNREQDDVAIPDVKPQSSKNPDSPRFSEGNYWHLRFRWSGDAPSDLLRKFRNYEI; encoded by the exons ATGGATGCGATTCTGAACTGCAGCGCGGAGGATTTGGAGGATTACTACAACTTGCTGGGATGCGACGAGCTCTCGACG GTTGAACAAATTCTTGCAGAATATAAGATTAAAGCCCTTGAATGTCATCCTGACAAGCATCCTGGAAATCCCAAAGCAG TGGAGAGTTTCCAGAAGCTGCAGCAAGCTAAGGAGATTCTCACTAACGAAGAGAGCCGGGCGCGCTACGATTACTGGCGGCGAAGCCACATCACCATCCCCTTCCAGCAGTGGGAGGCCCTGAGCAGCTCGGTGAAAACGGTTGGTGCTAAGTTGGGCCTtcaggaggaagggagg TCAATGCACTGGGCTGTCCAAAGTAAGAAGGACCAAATGCTGGAGGCTCCTGACTTCAGTAATACCAACATAACTAATGAGATTTGGACCCAACAGACGGAAAACAATGAAGATGGATTGTTGGGAGGGAACAGAGAGCAAGATGATGTTGCAATTCCTGATGTGAAACCACAGTCTTCGAAGAATCCAGACTCCCCAA gatTTTCAGAGGGAAATTACTGGCACTTGCGTTTCCGCTGGTCAGGTGATGCCCCATCAGACCTCCTGAGGAAATTCAGAAACTATGAGatctaa
- the DNAJC12 gene encoding dnaJ homolog subfamily C member 12 isoform X2 gives MDAILNCSAEDLEDYYNLLGCDELSTVEQILAEYKIKALECHPDKHPGNPKAVESFQKLQQAKEILTNEESRARYDYWRRSHITIPFQQWEALSSSVKTSMHWAVQSKKDQMLEAPDFSNTNITNEIWTQQTENNEDGLLGGNREQDDVAIPDVKPQSSKNPDSPRFSEGNYWHLRFRWSGDAPSDLLRKFRNYEI, from the exons ATGGATGCGATTCTGAACTGCAGCGCGGAGGATTTGGAGGATTACTACAACTTGCTGGGATGCGACGAGCTCTCGACG GTTGAACAAATTCTTGCAGAATATAAGATTAAAGCCCTTGAATGTCATCCTGACAAGCATCCTGGAAATCCCAAAGCAG TGGAGAGTTTCCAGAAGCTGCAGCAAGCTAAGGAGATTCTCACTAACGAAGAGAGCCGGGCGCGCTACGATTACTGGCGGCGAAGCCACATCACCATCCCCTTCCAGCAGTGGGAGGCCCTGAGCAGCTCGGTGAAAACG TCAATGCACTGGGCTGTCCAAAGTAAGAAGGACCAAATGCTGGAGGCTCCTGACTTCAGTAATACCAACATAACTAATGAGATTTGGACCCAACAGACGGAAAACAATGAAGATGGATTGTTGGGAGGGAACAGAGAGCAAGATGATGTTGCAATTCCTGATGTGAAACCACAGTCTTCGAAGAATCCAGACTCCCCAA gatTTTCAGAGGGAAATTACTGGCACTTGCGTTTCCGCTGGTCAGGTGATGCCCCATCAGACCTCCTGAGGAAATTCAGAAACTATGAGatctaa